Proteins co-encoded in one Helicoverpa zea isolate HzStark_Cry1AcR chromosome 18, ilHelZeax1.1, whole genome shotgun sequence genomic window:
- the LOC124638751 gene encoding uncharacterized protein LOC124638751 isoform X1 — protein sequence MEAPKNDAPKLPDMVMCGDHPSFTKTELNVKTDAKMDEKDKDKGKDKNMSYAKITPTPSRTERSERLEQALALERGGSEAALRAGEARRRVRELEVVQRPDIDVSATSNRALVQAALGSFRWPPYLLCVWVLVLVLTHVLHCLVSVLERALPAIRKCSQVFRAWTEETWRGEAELNQRVWPVALAAVTALLYALYFALYAAYAVVLWAIEPLCNDADDKRSATDLRGLALREDPKP from the exons ATGGAGGCACCTAAGAACGACGCGCCGAAATTGCCCGATATGGT TATGTGCGGCGACCATCCGTCTTTCACGAAGACGGAACTGAACGTCAAAACAGACGCGAAGATGGATGAAAAAGATAAGGATAAGGGTAAAGACAAAAACATGTCCTACGCCAAGATCACGCCTACG CCATCTCGCACGGAGCGGTCGGAGCGGCTGGAGCAGGCGCTGGCGCTGGAGCGCGGCGGCAGCGAGGCGGCGCTGCGCGCGGGCGAGGCGCGGCGCCGCGTGCGCGAGCTGGAGGTGGTGCAGCGCCCCGACATCGACGTCAGCGCCACCTCCAACCGCGCGCTCGTACAAG CGGCGCTGGGCAGCTTCCGCTGGCCGCCGTACCTGCTGTGCGTGTGGGTGCTGGTGCTGGTGCTGACGCACGTGCTGCACTGCCTCGTCAGCGTGCTGGAGAGGGCACTGCCCGCTATCAG GAAGTGCAGCCAGGTGTTCCGCGCGTGGACGGAGGAGACGTGGCGCGGCGAGGCGGAGCTGAACCAGCGCGTGTGGCCGGTGGCGCTGGCGGCGGTCACGGCGCTGCTGTACGCGCTGTACTTCGCGCTGTACGCGGCGTACGCGGTGGTGCTGTGGGCCATCGAGCCGCTGTGCAACGACGCCGACGACAAGCGCAGCGCCACCGACCTGCGCGGCCTCGCCCTGCGCGAAGACCCCAAGCCCTGA
- the LOC124638751 gene encoding uncharacterized protein LOC124638751 isoform X2: MEAPKNDAPKLPDMVMCGDHPSFTKTELNVKTDAKMDEKDKDKGKDKNMSYAKITPTPSRTERSERLEQALALERGGSEAALRAGEARRRVRELEVVQRPDIDVSATSNRALVQGTHVARVCTAALGSFRWPPYLLCVWVLVLVLTHVLHCLVSVLERALPAIRKCSQVFRAWTEETWRGEAELNQRVWPVALAAVTALLYALYFALYAAYAVVLWAIEPLCNDADDKRSATDLRGLALREDPKP; this comes from the exons ATGGAGGCACCTAAGAACGACGCGCCGAAATTGCCCGATATGGT TATGTGCGGCGACCATCCGTCTTTCACGAAGACGGAACTGAACGTCAAAACAGACGCGAAGATGGATGAAAAAGATAAGGATAAGGGTAAAGACAAAAACATGTCCTACGCCAAGATCACGCCTACG CCATCTCGCACGGAGCGGTCGGAGCGGCTGGAGCAGGCGCTGGCGCTGGAGCGCGGCGGCAGCGAGGCGGCGCTGCGCGCGGGCGAGGCGCGGCGCCGCGTGCGCGAGCTGGAGGTGGTGCAGCGCCCCGACATCGACGTCAGCGCCACCTCCAACCGCGCGCTCGTACAAG GTACACATGTTGCGCGTGTGTGTACAGCGGCGCTGGGCAGCTTCCGCTGGCCGCCGTACCTGCTGTGCGTGTGGGTGCTGGTGCTGGTGCTGACGCACGTGCTGCACTGCCTCGTCAGCGTGCTGGAGAGGGCACTGCCCGCTATCAG GAAGTGCAGCCAGGTGTTCCGCGCGTGGACGGAGGAGACGTGGCGCGGCGAGGCGGAGCTGAACCAGCGCGTGTGGCCGGTGGCGCTGGCGGCGGTCACGGCGCTGCTGTACGCGCTGTACTTCGCGCTGTACGCGGCGTACGCGGTGGTGCTGTGGGCCATCGAGCCGCTGTGCAACGACGCCGACGACAAGCGCAGCGCCACCGACCTGCGCGGCCTCGCCCTGCGCGAAGACCCCAAGCCCTGA